One Notolabrus celidotus isolate fNotCel1 chromosome 18, fNotCel1.pri, whole genome shotgun sequence DNA window includes the following coding sequences:
- the si:ch73-127m5.2 gene encoding uncharacterized protein si:ch73-127m5.2 codes for MDPSTRMMGLDAQGNMVFTVVKPVMSIFQVSSDQTAGVAQGSMGLQGLSESTLILPQAPGQTHMDQNQVEMETMQTHMQPHIQTQMQVSVPEQTEDVSHNQDPSQHLSTNTESVTQMPFAEVSSLLDPNMKGSKARKYLISYDEIKRRLQPPEKMSLRSLAAYTRVSRGPASKKTLLESLSVLGLTPSTTTSVSSSFSKLTEGDTGALCDDMRDFAHDYIDYSNMSKQLIPEINTVQHWSKIIETKNHLEDMRKGFKDPVNSGAFDNVTHGLGLGMLDVALDMIVMVIDQQIRVLSGAAASDPADSGPPTRRIRRRHRKTRLNDSERQHKASGGVKEQGKMIAKGKVRRTPKKKRQETGSAAPVETQVEQCKPDDVEGNVLTLVSVGYETVSSGLNAAGTV; via the exons ATGGACCCATCCACCAGGATGATGGGTCTGGATGCCCAGGGGAACATGGTTTTCACCGTAGTAAAACCTGTCATGAGCATCTTTCAGGTGTCTTCAGATCAAACGGCTGGTGTTGCACAGGGCAGCATGGGCCTGCAGGGTTTGTCAGAAAGCACATTGATCCTCCCTCAAGCACCAGGTCAGACTCATATGGACCAAAACCAGGTGGAAATGGAAACCATGCAGACTCATATGCAGCCCCATATTCAGACCCAGATGCAGGTTTCTGTCCCAGAACAGACGGAGGATGTGTCTCACAATCAGGACCCATCACAGCACCTGAGCACAAATACAGAGTCGGTTACACAGATGCCTTTCGCAGAGGTTTCGTCACTCCTGGATCCAAACATGAAAGGATCCAAAGCTA GAAAGTATCTCATTTCATACGATGAAATCAAACGGCGGCTGCAGCCCCCGGAGAAGATGTCGCTGCGCTCCCTGGCAGCCTACACCCGGGTCAGCAGAGGTCCAGCCAGCAAGAAAACCCTCCTAGAGTCTCTCAGTGTTCTCGGCCTGACCCCCAGCACGACTACCTCTGTGTCCTCGTCTTTCTCCAAACTCACTGAAG GCGACACTGGAGCTCTGTGTGATGACATGAGGGACTTTGCTCATGACTACATCGACTACAGCAACATGTCGAAGCAGCTCATCCCTGAGATAAATACGGTTCAACACTGGTCCAAAATCATTGAAACTAA GAACCACCTGGAGGATATGAGGAAGGGTTTCAAGGACCCGGTCAACAGTGGTGCATTTGATAACGTCACTCATGGCCTGGGTTTGGGAATGTTGGACGTAGCGCTGGACATGATCGTCATGGTCATAGATCAGCAAATTCGGGTCCTGTCTGGCGCAGCGGCATCAGACCCGGCTGACTCTGGTCCTCCTACGCGGCGTATCCGCAGGCGGCACCGCAAAACCCGTTTGAACGACAGCGAGCGGCAACACAAGGCGTCCGGAGGGGTTAAAGAGCAGGGGAAGATGATTGCGAAAGGTAAGGTACGCAGAACGccgaagaaaaaaagacaagagacTGGATCTGCTGCTCCCGTGGAAACGCAGGTGGAACAGTGTAAACCGGATGATGTGGAGGGGAACGTCCTCACTCTGGTTTCTGTTGGATATGAGACTGTATCCAGCGGGCTCAATGCAGCTGGAACTGTTTGA